From Aspergillus chevalieri M1 DNA, chromosome 4, nearly complete sequence, a single genomic window includes:
- the VMA8 gene encoding H(+)-transporting V1 sector ATPase subunit D (BUSCO:EOG09264IMV;~COG:C;~EggNog:ENOG410PHRZ;~InterPro:IPR002699;~PFAM:PF01813;~go_function: GO:0042626 - ATPase-coupled transmembrane transporter activity [Evidence IEA]): MSAAGREPVFPTRQSLGLMKSKLKGAETGHSLLKRKSEALTKRFRDITRRIDEAKRKMGRVMQVASFSLAEVTYAVGGDIGYQIQESAKQARFRVQAKQENVSGVFLPQFEAYQEEGINDFGLTGLGKGGQQVQRCRETYARAVETLVELASLQTAFLILDEMIKVVNRRVNAIEHVIIPRTENTIKYINSELDELDREEFYRLKKVSNKKQRDTAAQDAEILAARQKAAEKNTGDVPDVLGEQEDQDVIF, encoded by the exons ATGTCGGCAGCT GGCCGTGAACCAGTCTTCCCGACTCGCCAGTCGTTGGGTTTGATGAAGAGCAAGCTTAAGGGTGCAGAGACTGGCCACAGTTTGTTGAAGAGAAAGAGTGAAGCTTTGACAAA GCGCTTTCGAG ACATTACCCGGCGCATCGATGAAGCGAAACGAAAGATGGGACGAGTCATGCAAGTGGCTTCCTTCTCCCTGGCGGAGGTGACCTATGCCGTTGGAGGAGACATTGGATACCAGATCCAGGAATCCGCCAAGCAGGCTCGATTCCGTGTACAGGCCAAACAGGAGAACGTGTCCGGTGTCTTCCTGCCTCAGTTCGAGGCGTACCAGGAGGAGGGAATCAACGACTTCGGTTTGACTGGTCTTGGGAAAGGTGGTCAGCAGGTTCAACGCTGCCGGGAGACCTACGCTCGAGCAGTTGAGACCTTGGTTGAGCTTGCTAGTTTACAG ACTGCATTCCTTATTCTTGATGAGATGATCAAGGTTGTCAACCGGAGAG TGAACGCAAT TGAGCATGTCATCATTCCTCGAACTGAAAACACAATCAAAT ACATCAATTCCGAGCTCGATGAGCTTGACAGAGAAGAATTCTACCGACTTAAAAAGGTCTCGAATAAGAAGCAGAGAGATACTGCCGCGCAAGACGCAGAGATCCTGGCTGCCAGACAGAAGGCAGCTGAGAAGAACACGGGTGATGTTCCTGATGTTCTCGGGGAACAGGAAGATCAAGATGTGATCTTCTag
- the SYF1 gene encoding mRNA splicing protein SYF1 (BUSCO:EOG09261XNU;~COG:A;~EggNog:ENOG410PHN7;~InterPro:IPR019734,IPR003107,IPR011990,IPR013026;~PFAM:PF13181;~go_function: GO:0005515 - protein binding [Evidence IEA];~go_process: GO:0006396 - RNA processing [Evidence IEA]), protein MPGTLLPPRSHRQHAEMDRSSASGPDLYLIADQDTVYEQDLIRDPGSIKPWLSYIEYKQQHGTLYEQAFVMERACRQLPRSYKLWKMYLEFRTSHLRGRNATKYRAEYQKVNALFERALILLNKMPRIWEMYLSFMLQQPLVTQTRRTFDRALQALPVTQHNRIWKLYKAFARSASGQTAVKIWARYMQIHPENAEEYIELLVEMREYTEAVKRYMDILDDPRFQSKEGKSHFQLWTEMVDLLVSKAKQINTGPQVGIDVDAILRSGIDRFADQRGKLWAGLATYWITKGNFEKARDVFEEGILTVMTVRDFTLIFDSYVEFEESIIGSLMEAAAVRADKGKTDEDADFDLDLRMLRFEQLMDRRPFLVNDVLLRQNPNNVIEWEKRVALWGDNKQEVVNTYTAAIAAINPKKAHGKFSELWVNYAKFYENGGDLDTARVIFEKAVKVPYKSVAELAETWCEWAEMELRAENFDRAVEVMAKATQAPKKSTVDYFDETLSPQQRVHKSWKLWSFYVDLVESVASLEETKNVYERIFELRIATPQTVVNYANLLEEHKYFEDSFKVYERGLDLFSYPVAFELWNLYLTKAVDRKIGIERLRDLFEQALDECPPKFAKSLYLMYGNLEEERGLARHAMRIYERATRAVSDEDRFEMFEFYITKSASNFGLTSTRPIYERAIAALPDQEAKEMCLKFAEMERRLGEIDRARAIYGHASQFCDPRTNAAFWQKWEAFEVQHGNEDTFKEMLRIKRSVQAQYNTDVNFIASQAIARSQQRPQEGGEEEGEMDGAKEKADVMAALERQARAPVGFVAASTGPEGGNRPPAAGQEQQPSAPVNPDAINLDDDMDE, encoded by the exons ATGCCAGGGACGCTTCTGCCCCCGAGATCCCACCGGCAACACGCAGAGATGGATCGATCATCGGCTTCCGGGCCTGATCTGTATTTGATC GCCGACCAGGACACCGTCTACGAGCAAGATCTCATCCGGGACCCCGGCAGTATCAAACCATGGCTTTCCTACATCGAATACAAGCAACAACATGGGACACTTTACGAACAAGCTTTT GTAATGGAGCGTGCCTGTAGGCAGCTACCGAGATCTTACAAGCTCTGGAAGATG TATCTCGAATTTAGAACAAGTCATCTTCGTGGTCGCAATGCGACCAAATATCGGGCTGAATACCAGAAAGTGAATGCGCTTTTCGAGCGCGCACTTATCCTCCTCAACAAGATGCCCCGAATATGGGAAATGTATCTTTCCTTTATGCTGCAACAACCTCTTGTCACACAGACCCGACGGACATTCGACCGCGCGCTTCAAGCTCTGCCTGTTACCCAACATAACCGGATCTGGAAACTTTACAAGGCGTTCGCGCGCTCCGCTTCTGGTCAGACTGCGGTGAAGATTTGGGCTCGGTATATGCAAATTCACCCGGAAAATGCGGAGGAATATATCGAGCTTTTGGTTGAGATGAGAGAGTATACAGAGGCCGTGAAACGGTACATGGACATCCTCGACGACCCGCGATTCCAGTcgaaagaagggaaaagcCATTTTCAGCTATGGACTGAGATGGTCGACCTACTAGTTTCCAAGGCCAAACAGATTAATACTGGGCCGCAGGTTGGCATTGATGTCGACGCCATCCTGCGTAGCGGGATTGATAGATTCGCCGACCAGCGAGGAAAGTTATGGGCCGGATTAGCGACATACTGGATTACGAAAGGTAACTTCGAGAAGGCAAGAGATGTCTTCGAGGAGGGTATCCTCACTGTCATGACAGTTCGCGATTTCACTCTTATCTTTGACTCCTACGTTGAATTTGAAGAATCGATCATTGGAAGCCTGATGGAGGCGGCCGCAGTTCGTGCTGACAAGGGAAAGACCGACGAAGATGCCGATTTTGACCTCGACCTGCGAATGCTGCGATTCGAACAGCTCATGGATCGACGGCCGTTCCTAGTCAACGATGTACTCCTGCGACAGAACCCCAACAACGTCATTGAATGGGAAAAGAGAGTAGCTTTGTGGGGCGACAACAAGCAAGAAGTTGTCAATACTTACACAGCTGCCATCGCAGCGATCAATCCCAAGAAGGCACACGGCAAGTTCTCCGAGCTTTGGGTCAATTACGCCAAATTCTACGAAAACGGTGGCGATCTAGACACAGCACGAGTCATATTCGAGAAGGCCGTCAAAGTTCCCTACAAATCGGTCGCAGAATTGGCTGAGACCTGGTGTGAATGGGCAGAAATGGAATTGCGGGCCGAGAACTTTGACAGAGCAGTTGAAGTCATGGCCAAAGCTACGCAAGCGCCCAAGAAATCCACCGTGGACTATTTCGACGAGACTCTTTCGCCTCAGCAGCGTGTCCACAAGAGTTGGAAGCTGTGGAGTTTCTACGTCGACCTGGTTGAGAGTGTTGCCTCCTTGGAGGAGACGAAGAACGTCTACGAGAGAATCTTCGAGCTACGCATTGCGACACCCCAGACTGTCGTCAACTACGCCAATCTGTTAGAGGAGCACAAATACTTCGAGGACTCTTTCAAGGTCTACGAACGAGGACTGGATCTCTTCAGCTATCCGGTTGCGTTTGAGCTTTGGAACCTCTACCTGACCAAAGCCGTGGACCGAAAAATCGGAATCGAAAGATTGCGTGACTTGTTCGAGCAGGCTCTGGATGAATGTCCTCCCAAGTTCGCCAAATCTTTGTACCTGATGTACGGTAACCTCGAAGAAGAGCGCGGTCTTGCACGACATGCGATGAGAATCTACGAACGCGCTACTCGTGCAGTATCTGACGAGGACCGCTTCGAGATGTTCGAATTCTACATCACGAAATCCGCCTCGAATTTCGGATTGACCTCCACCAGACCGATCTACGAACGGGCTATCGCGGCTTTGCCTGACCAGGAAGCCAAGGAAATGTGCCTCAAGTTTGCCGAGATGGAGCGACGACTGGGTGAAATCGATCGGGCCCGTGCCATCTACGGACATGCATCGCAGTTCTGCGATCCTCGTACCAATGCCGCTTTCTGGCAGAAATGGGAGGCGTTCGAAGTCCAGCACGGAAACGAGGACACTTTCAAGGAAATGCTTCGTATCAAACGAAGTGTACAGGCGCAATACAA CACCGATGTCAATTTCATCGCGTCGCAGGCAATTGCCCGTAGCCAACAGCGCCCTCAAGAAGGCGGcgaagaggaaggggagATGGATGGTGCAAAGGAGAAGGCCGATGTCATGGCAGCTCTGGAGCGACAAGCACGCGCTCCGGTAGGTTTTGTCGCTGCCAGTACTGGGCCTGAGGGTGGTAACCGACCTCCCGCTGCTGGCCAAGAGCAGCAACCGTCCGCCCCTGTCAACCCGGACGCTATCAACCTCGATGATGACATGGATGAATAA
- a CDS encoding uncharacterized protein (COG:S;~EggNog:ENOG410PM2Y;~InterPro:IPR036864,IPR007219,IPR001138;~PFAM:PF00172,PF04082;~TransMembrane:1 (o650-669i);~go_function: GO:0000981 - DNA-binding transcription factor activity, RNA polymerase II-specific [Evidence IEA];~go_function: GO:0003677 - DNA binding [Evidence IEA];~go_function: GO:0008270 - zinc ion binding [Evidence IEA];~go_process: GO:0006351 - transcription, DNA-templated [Evidence IEA];~go_process: GO:0006355 - regulation of transcription, DNA-templated [Evidence IEA]), which produces MYCISTAMVQESFRHPDHESITAVARSAVSKPSSVVRRKFAKPPVKVACLACRASRTRCDGQEPCANCAGRNRECSYMPSKRGGPRRRKKKSISDGNNVQHNGAQGTTMVPSPDFQEASSDMFGQIDELSMPGAGLRSLDYSSDVQTMFADLFLPNTEGHPDVHMQSTPLSSSIPMQPPVRTYGSEYDILNAYYVFIHSYFPILPPRVASPSPDKPLNYAASCTSSPSEDLALAYRPRSPLSLALSAILSLIPHPDDPEPSSPNSVIQRRNCAHAFAQMAADSVEADCELNSSSTDPSQGLCGERPSINREPFHHRTPVELENLLALLILSTYEYVQRGNLLKMRYRASQAFTIALDMSLHILGDDHSEFAEARRRAWWMTYYCVLQGSIVSTTTPSIVIQDPQFITPYPQFDSDPDGWSVLIQAQQVLVSATQFIIDLNKCIRSRSNISYIYERMQQLDAWAASVLSQSTLTPSISQPHGLDDRTELMTARSMRAIARIKLSSAQIKTHRFRAFQDIPIFVKKHCDLTAAAANTNNTAPATCTPLKGPSQITNIRCSCTSSTMEHVPEYATPSTSTTPDLPSTSSSQQPPIPTEFPTECPFTSQHSAKVCLRAALLISHMFQSLPLPRPSRQDLHPHASQHQQQLPRTMPSFACCLMQGSYAMLMIFYKARVARRMSPPLPLPSQQGTGFENGRRMSGNMNPNSNSNQTPTPTDRLILELRQGLERIIGAVRNYTIAFEALVGMRGGFLFSFPYSIGFDLVY; this is translated from the exons ATGTACTGCATCAGCACCGCCATGGTCCAGGAGAGTTTCAGACATCCCGATCATGAATCAATTACCGCCGTGGCGCGGTCTGCCGTCTCAAAGCCGTCGTCGGTGGTTCGCAGGAAGTTCGCGAAGCCCCCGGTTAAAGTAGCTTGTTTGGCTTG TCGTGCTTCGAGAACGCGTTGTGATGGGCAAGAGCCATGTGCTAAT TgcgctggcaggaaccgagAATGTTCCTATATGCCCAGTAAACGCGGTGGTcccaggagaagaaagaagaaatccaTTTCCGATGGAAACAATGTCCAGCATAATGGCGCCCAGGGGACGACAATGGTGCCTTCGCCTGacttccaggaag CGTCGTCCGATATGTTCGGTCAAATCGATGAGCTATCTATGCCAGGTGCAGGATTGAGAAGTCTAGACTATTCTTCCGATGTACAAACTATGTTTGCGGATCTCTTTCTTCCAAACACCGAAGGACATCCCGACGTGCATATGCAGTCAACTCCATTATCATCAAGTATACCCATGCAGCCTCCGGTGAGGACGTATGGCAGCGAATACGACAT TCTAAACGCCTACTACGTTTTCATCCATTCCTATTTCCCTATCCTTCCACCTAGAGTGGCATCTCCATCGCCTGATAAACCATTGAATTACGCTGCATCATGCACCAGTTCCCCTTCCGAAGACCTTGCTCTAGCTTACCGGCCTCGATCGCCTCTCAGTCTTGCACTATCTGCAATCCTATCCCTTATACCTCACCCAGATGACCCGGAACCGTCATCTCCTAATTCCGTGATTCAGCGCAGAAACTGCGCTCATGCATTTGCCCAGATGGCAGCTGACAGTGTCGAGGCTGACTGTGAGCTGAATTCTTCGTCTACGGATCCTTCGCAGGGGCTGTGCGGTGAGCGGCCGTCGATCAATCGGGAACCTTTCCATCATCGGACGCCAGTTGAACTCGAGAATCTCCTCGCGTTGTTGATATTGTCTACGTATGAGTATGTACAGCGCGGGAATTTGTTGAAGATGAGATACCGTGCTAGTCAGGCTTTCACGATAGCCTTGGATATGTCTCTGCATATTTTAGGGGACGATCATAGTGAGTTTGCAGAGGCTAGAAGGAGAGCGTGGTGGATGACG TATTACTGCGTCCTTCAAGGGTCTATTGTTAGCACAACC ACCCCGTCTATCGTGATCCAAGATCCTCAATTCATTACACCCTATCCCCAATTCGACTCAGACCCAGAT GGTTGGTCTGTTTTGATACAAGCGCAACAAGTCCTGGTTTCAGCGACTCAATTCATCATCGACCTAAACAAATGTATAAGGTCAAGGTCGAACATATCCTACATCTACGAACGAATGCAGCAGCTTGACGCCTGGGCTGCCTCCGTGCTTTCGCAGTCAACATTGACGCCCAGTATCTCACAACCTCACGGCCTTGACGACAGAACGGAATTGATGACAGCACGTAGCATGCGCGCAATTGCGCGGATAAAGCTATCGAG CGCACAGATTAAAACACACCGTTTCCGAGCATTCCAAGACATTCCCATATTCGTCAAGAAGCACTGCGATctcacagcagcagcagcaaacacCAATAACACAGCGCCTGCAACCTGCACTCCACTGAAAGGCCCTTCTCAAATAACAAACATCCGCTGCTCATGCACTAGCAGCACCATGGAACATGTCCCCGAATACGCAACACCCTCTACCTCAACAACCCCAGATCTCCcgtcaacatcatcatcacaaCAACCCCCTATCCCCACGGAATTCCCCACAGAATGTCCCTTTACTAGCCAACACTCCGCAAAAGTCTGCCTCCGCGCCGCCCTCCTAATCTCACACATGTTCCAGTCTCTACCCCTCCCACGCCCCTCACGACAAGACCTTCACCCGCATGCCAGCCAGCATCAGCAACAATTACCGCGCACGATGCCCTCATTCGCCTGCTGCTTAATGCAAGGCAGTTACGCTATGTTAATGATATTCTACAAAGCGCGCGTCGCGAGAAGAATGTCTCCCCCTCTCCCGCTCCCATCGCAACAGGGGACCGGGTTTGAAAACGGGCGACGCATGTCTGGGAATATGAACCCGAATTCGAATTCGAACCAGACCCCCACTCCGACGGATAGACTGATTCTGGAGCTGAGGCAGGGGTTGGAGAGGATTATTGGTGCGGTGAGGAACTATACCATTGCTTTTGAGGCTTTGGTTGGAATGAGGGGTGggttccttttttcttttccataTTCAATTGGGTTTGATTTGGTATATTAA
- a CDS encoding uncharacterized protein (COG:S;~EggNog:ENOG410PGVK), translated as MAPTGFRKKVEPSPPGTAPSTPTPSHGDLSPSSGRQRSTSSQKGGFGVNRYPGTWPAGSRASKAAPVTEVARESISAKNVPNVASSSTSHLHLDDHPKHNRNPSLQLTRRQGASSRSLPANATTTRVNIASDGSTSHGSTSTPAANTPSDLAAQPTDKEQPSDKGEKVVDDAAKEQPDSITETTAPNACDESAESDSKTATAIQTGGWFSWLYRSSPSVTDTTGGSQATETPVENPPPEPPTTDQTLKKDTVETNNRIPDEQATTKPNTPETTQVTAAPQRLSWFQMWYGSPSSSKAPEEPKKEEEPAKDLPPSIAEEPAEAAQHDTSVPDGRPEEQNDSPKPPAQNSRSSGWSFWFRDTSKDAAQSKTQDFGAIETSINQDTSSQQSKGEHKAEPEQEVEIKKKGSTKVKPPQNNAGPPILPDKVAAQVELAADAVPPKAPQTAASRDLRKNIPNQVLPRFQDTFSMQESPSLLQTLGNFLHYGKKQHSKHAYRIRDPPRIRKALAIGVHGYFPAPLIRSVLGQPTGTSVRFSTMAANAIKNWTESRGYSCDIEKIALEGEGRISERVDLLWKLLLNWMEEIRSADYIMVACHSQGVPVSIMLVAKLIAFGCVNASRVGICAMAGVNLGPFPDYRSRWISGSAGELFEFALPHSQVSQDYEAALRCALDFGVRISYIGSIDDQLVSLESSLFSPVNHPYIYRAVFVDGRVHAPSFLSHLVGFSLKLRNLGIADHGLIRELSAPLAGSLYTGEGHSRLYDDEAVYSLAIAFALETSDVSSATLQIKRTPGSPVANPYILPFAMRGLLEEEHVKRELYEETMELLKQFDDWKPSSKVLKDVKFRLEGIRSKL; from the exons ATGGCGCCTACGGGATTCCGCAAGAAAGTAGAGCCTAGCCCACCAGGCACGGCCCCGTCCACTCCAACCCCGAGTCATGGGGATCTATCTCCCTCAAGCGGCAGACAACGTTCAACTTCGTCGCAGAAGGGAGGTTTTGGAGTG AATCGGTATCCCGGGACCTGGCCGGCCGGCTCCAGAGCTTCTAAAGCAGCGCCCGTTACCGAGGTTGCCCGCGAAAGCATATCAGCCAAGAATGTACCCAATGTCGcttcctcctcaacctcccaTCTTCATCTCGATGACCATCCGAAACATAACCGCAATCCTTCCCTTCAACTAACACGGCGACAAGGTGCGTCGAGCAGGTCTCTTCCCGCCAACGCGACGACAACTCGGGTCAACATCGCGTCTGACGGCTCTACGTCTCACGGCTCTACATCTACCCCGGCCGCGAACACCCCATCAGACCTGGCTGCACAGCCCACGGATAAGGAGCAACCAAGCGATAAAGGTGAAAAGGTTGTGGACGACGCTGCAAAGGAACAACCGGATAGCATTACCGAAACGACAGCTCCGAACGCATGTGACGAGAGTGCTGAATCAGACAGCAAGACAGCAACCGCAATACAAACTGGTGGATGGTTCTCGTGGCTCTACAGATCATCACCGAGTGTGACAGACACGACCGGCGGCTCCCAGGCGACAGAAACTCCGGTAGAAAACCCACCACCAGAGCCGCCAACTACAGACCAGACGTTGAAGAAGGATACCGTTGAAACAAATAACCGAATCCCTGACGAGCAAGCCACAACAAAACCGAATACACCTGAAACTACACAAGTGACCGCGGCTCCTCAAAGACTTTCGTGGTTCCAAATGTGGTACGGCTCGCCCTCTTCGTCAAAAGCGCCGGAGGAGCctaaaaaggaagaagaacctgCCAAGGATTTACCGCCCAGTATAGCTGAAGAACCCGCCGAGGCTGCACAACATGATACGTCAGTGCCTGACGGAAGACCTGAAGAACAAAATGATTCGCCCAAACCACCTGCTCAGAATTCTAGATCGTCTGGCTGGTCGTTCTGGTTCCGGGACACTTCGAAGGATGCCGCGCAATCAAAGACTCAAGATTTCGGAGCCATCGAAACATCAATAAATCAAGATACGTCTTCTCAGCAGTCGAAGGGTGAGCATAAAGCAGAGCCAGAACAAGAAGTGGAGATCAAGAAAAAGGGAAGTACCAAGGTCAAGCCTCCTCAAAACAACGCCGGGCCTCCTATCCTTCCCGATAAAGTTGCAGCTCAGGTGGAACTCGCGGCCGATGCTGTGCCCCCGAAGGCTCCTCAAACTGCTGCCTCGAGGGATTTGCGAAAAAACATACCCAACCAAGTTCTGCCACGTTTTCAAGACACATTTTCTATGCAAGAGTCACCATCGTTACTACAGACACTTGGAAACTTCTTACATTATGGCAAGAAACAGCACAGCAAGCATGCGTATAGAATTCGAGATCCGCCTCGCATCCGAAAGGCCTTGGCTATTGGGGTACACGGATACTTCCCTGCTCCACTGATACGAAGCGTTCTTGGTCAACCAACAGGCACATCTGTACGATTCTCGACGATGGCGGCGAATGCCATCAAAAATTGGACTGAGAGCCGCGGATACTCCTGCGATATTGAAAAGATCGCACTCGAAGGCGAAGGCCGCATTTCTGAACGGGTGGATCTGCTGTGGAAACTGCTGTTGAACTGGATGGAAGAAATCAGAAGCGCAGATTATATCATGGTTGCATGCCACAGTCAGGGAGTTCCGGTGTCTATCATGTTGGTTGCAAAATTGATCGCATTTGGCTGTGTAAATGCCTCGCGCGTTGGAATATGCGCCATGGCCGGCGTCAACTTAGGACCGTTTCCGGACTATAGATCTCGATGGATTAGTGGATCCGCTGGGGAACTTTTTGAGTTTGCGTTGCCTCACAGTCAGGTGTCTCAGGACTACGAAGCTGCATTGAGATGTGCACTTGACTTCGGGGTTCGAATATCCTATATTGGAAGCATTGACGATCAACTGGTATCTCTTGAG TCATCGCTCTTCTCGCCGGTAAATCATCCTTATATCTATCGGGCTGTTTTCGTTGACGGTCGGGTCCATGCTCCCAGCTT CCTTTCCCATTTGGTTGGGTTCTCTCTCAAGCTACGAAACCTCGGGATAGCAGACCATGGCCTCATTCGAGAACTGAGCGCACCGCTCGCGGGCAGTCTCTATACTGGAGAGGGACATTCTCGTCTTTACGATGACGAGGCTGTTTATTC TCTCGCCATCGCATTTGCTCTGGAGACGTCAGACGTCAGCAGCGCGACCCTACAAATCAAGCGAACCCCAGGGTCGCCAGTAGCAAACCCGTATATCCTCCCGTTCGCCATGCGTGGTCTtttggaagaagaacatgtCAAGCGCGAGCTTTACGAGGAAACAATGGAACTTTTGAAGCAATTTGACGACTGGAAGCCATCGAGCAAAGTACTGAAGGATGTTAAGTTCCGGTTAGAGGGAATTCGGTCGAAACTTTGA